A DNA window from Gigantopelta aegis isolate Gae_Host chromosome 4, Gae_host_genome, whole genome shotgun sequence contains the following coding sequences:
- the LOC121372572 gene encoding uncharacterized protein LOC121372572 — protein MTAEVSRLPRKKVLFVLVVFFVATGLVVFTMSDQNSHVHFMISAITDNVKVLHAQLLAFGRDDPYNIKPLSFQPLFLTRDYKTDVRQPVTTRRQDQDTTTFSQSTHKPVKPTTPAVNRQTRKSETKSKKSQPRLFRPKRPVLPPKHLFQQTNRTLPVTRLILMSTWNETGEKTLVHGNVLRTWKLWQPTVIPLLFSNDSALTSRALANDWQVLPLLSVTCGEMPIMRDMYLQAMAKQDSVFYGFANSDILLSEGVRRTVSVISELELSHTRPVMLLISRTNVNFSAGPYLDDVSRMNDFIKKGWPLKDGSSDVFITNRLFPWKNVPDVVIGRLGIGMWIVSYARTMNVTVIDISKTTSAIHMTTKAGNYESHWKPNSKCNHRIYEKLAIKPPSWRCGFIGCAAMETNYGRQNGKIRVTGRNWFRYDPRCLQCPMNLTSIGV, from the coding sequence ATGACGGCGGAAGTCTCGAGACTGCCTCGTAAGAAGGTGTTGTTTGTCCTCGTGGTGTTTTTCGTGGCCACTGGCCTGGTCGTCTTCACTATGTCCGATCAGAACAGCCACGTCCACTTCATGATCTCCGCCATCACAGACAACGTCAAGGTTCTGCACGCTCAGCTGCTGGCGTTCGGAAGAGATGACCCTTACAACATCAAGcctttgtcgttccagccattgtTTCTGACTCGGGATTACAAGACAGACGTTAGACAGCCTGTCACCACCAGAAGACAGGACCAAGATACCACTACTTTCTCGCAATCTACACATAAACCTGTCAAACCAACAACACCAGCTGTAAATAGGCAAACACGGAAAAGTgaaacgaaaagcaaaaaaagtCAACCTCGTCTATTTAGACCCAAACGGCCAGTATTACCACCTAAACATCTATTTCAACAAACGAACAGAACTTTACCCGTTACACGACTGATTCTTATGAGCACGTGGAATGAAACGGGAGAGAAGACGCTCGTTCACGGGAACGTGCTGCGCACGTGGAAACTGTGGCAGCCGACAGTGATACCTCTTCTGTTCTCTAACGACTCCGCACTAACGTCACGAGCGCTGGCCAATGACTGGCAGGTGCTGCCCCTGCTGTCCGTGACGTGCGGAGAAATGCCCATCATGAGAGACATGTACTTACAAGCCATGGCCAAGCAGGACAGTGTGTTTTACGGTTTCGCCAACAGCGACATTCTGTTGTCCGAGGGAGTGAGGCGAACGGTGAGCGTCATATCGGAGCTGGAGTTGTCCCACACCAGGCCCGTCATGTTGCTCATCAGCAGGACGAACGTCAACTTCTCGGCCGGCCCCTACCTCGACGACGTCTCTCGCATGAATGATTTCATCAAGAAAGGGTGGCCGCTAAAAGACGGATCTTCAGATGTCTTCATAACCAATCGGCTATTTCCGTGGAAAAACGTCCCAGACGTTGTGATAGGCCGTTTGGGGATCGGTATGTGGATCGTGTCGTATGCTCGTACGATGAACGTGACTGTGATCGACATATCGAAGACGACCAGCGCCATCCACATGACCACCAAGGCGGGGAACTACGAGTCTCACTGGAAACCGAACAGCAAATGTAACCACAGGATTTACGAAAAACTCGCCATCAAGCCGCCATCTTGGAGGTGTGGCTTCATTGGGTGTGCTGCCATGGAAACCAATTACGGCCGCCAAAATGGAAAAATCCGCGTAACGGGTAGAAACTGGTTTCGATATGACCCGCGTTGTTTACAGTGCCCAATGAACTTGACGTCTATCGGCGTGTGA
- the LOC121372573 gene encoding caspase-3-like, with protein sequence MYSKLHLHLETMAKTKVDVFGSSSELKRLEHEEKITFKEYKYRCYYAVKGYHVCGVYWDVCIWLTSFPSELQEMRDFRNDSTFCTYSMDIITLESSSWIKAIIRKTGRDGFFSLVGKHLNDVLVLISESETKDKKQVAPTEQTLSIETPDEEQVTSKSGSSTEHQHEDPSSTFGEKKTSTAQEVGDTTTKQMKACSNSTSSLSTANKKADSILTPGGNEPGIQEELVEMPTKPMKPSSYKMTSTPRGICMIISNEDFYSLTDPTKLEKRHGALQDVEKLSKMFTRLQFKVVLFRNLRDNEVVMTAKHMSLNDHSHFDCFVCCILSHGTQGSVYGVNHVAVPISDVLSQFRSRACHTLAGKPKLFFIQACQGLEPQIGVAVTDTPSVPQPAKLAADGTDFLVAYSTEPGYVAFRHRKSGSYFIDALVTNLEGLPDFSVHDVMAKVCDDVSQLNINNGFKQVPQFTSTLTKQLVLARGSLAVQSHCSGETGVQQEDATSPTLIHTFNDDVSSHQPKHTKKVTKTSVCVIS encoded by the coding sequence atgtacTCAAAATTGCATCTTCATCTTGAGACAATGGCTAAAACAAAAGTCGACGTTTTTGGAAGCTCATCTGAACTAAAACGTTTGGAGCATGAGGAGAAAATCACGTTCAAAGAATATAAATATCGATGTTATTACGCAGTGAAGGGCTACCACGTTTGTGGCGTCTACTGGGACGTGTGTATCTGGCTGACGTCATTTCCGTCAGAATTACAGGAAATGAGAGATTTCCGAAATGACTCCACGTTTTGTACCTACTCCATGGACATCATTACTTTGGAGTCGTCGAGCTGGATTAAAGCGATAATTCGCAAAACGGGCCGTGATGGCTTCTTTAGTCTCGTAGGTAAACATTTAAACGATGTATTAGTACTTATTTCAGAATCTGAAACTAAAGACAAAAAGCAGGTCGCACCAACAGAACAGACTTTGAGCATTGAGACTCCAGACGAAGAACAAGTTACAAGTAAAAGTGGATCGTCTACAGAACACCAACACGAAGACCCGAGTTCAACTTTTGGTGAGAAAAAGACAAGTACAGCACAGGAAGTGGGCGACACGACCACAAAACAGATGAAAGCATGCTCGAACAGTACTAGTTCATTGTCTACAGCAAACAAAAAGGCAGATTCTATTTTAACTCCAGGTGGAAATGAACCAGGTATACAAGAAGAATTAGTAGAAATGCCCACGAAACCAATGAAACCATCTTCGTACAAAATGACGTCCACCCCACGTGGTATCTGTATGATCATCAGCAATGAAGACTTCTACAGTTTAACGGATCCGACCAAACTAGAAAAACGGCACGGGGCACTACAGGATGTCGAAAAGCTTTCCAAAATGTTCACTCGTCTTCAGTTTAAAGTCGTACTGTTTCGAAATCTGCGCGACAACGAGGTTGTCATGACAGCGAAACACATGTCGCTGAACGATCATTCACACTTCGACTGTTTTGTGTGCTGCATCCTCTCACACGGTACCCAGGGGTCGGTTTACGGGGTCAACCACGTGGCCGTCCCCATCAGCGACGTCCTGTCTCAATTCCGGTCACGTGCTTGTCACACCCTTGCAGGGAAGCCCAAATTGTTCTTCATACAGGCGTGTCAGGGTCTGGAGCCTCAGATAGGCGTGGCCGTCACGGACACGCCCTCCGTACCCCAGCCCGCCAAACTGGCAGCAGACGGCACCGACTTCCTGGTGGCGTATTCCACCGAGCCGGGCTATGTGGCGTTCAGACACCGCAAGTCGGGGTCCTACTTTATAGACGCGCTGGTCACAAACCTCGAAGGTCTGCCAGACTTTAGTGTACACGACGTGATGGCCAAGGTGTGTGACGACGTCTCCCAGCTGAACATCAACAATGGCTTCAAACAGGTGCCACAGTTCACGTCCACCCTAACCAAACAGCTGGTTCTGGCCAGGGGATCTCTCGCAGTACAGTCTCACTGTTCTGGTGAGACGGGAGTTCAGCAGGAGGACGCCACGTCACCCACGTTGATACACACCTTCAACGACGACGTTAGTTCTCATCAACCTAAACATACAAAGAAAGTGACAAAGACTTCTGTTTGTGTTATTTCCTGA